In Desulfovibrio sp. 86, the following proteins share a genomic window:
- a CDS encoding HU family DNA-binding protein has product MSKSDLIKKLKEEAGLATLAQAEAAYEKLFASIAETLKSGNAVTIPGFGSFKTTKRAARKGRNPRTGAEIQIPASTVVKFTPGKALKESL; this is encoded by the coding sequence ATGAGCAAATCAGACCTGATCAAAAAACTGAAAGAAGAAGCCGGGCTTGCCACACTGGCCCAAGCCGAAGCAGCGTATGAAAAGTTATTTGCCAGCATTGCCGAGACATTGAAGAGTGGCAATGCCGTTACCATTCCGGGCTTTGGCAGCTTCAAAACCACAAAGCGCGCTGCCCGCAAAGGCCGCAACCCTCGGACAGGCGCTGAAATTCAAATCCCTGCGTCAACGGTGGTGAAGTTCACCCCCGGCAAGGCACTGAAGGAAAGTCTGTAG